The Balneolaceae bacterium sequence TTTTTCTACAACACTTTTATTTAAAGTGAGGGGATTTTCTTCGGATGGAAAAGCTTCAAATGCATTGACAAAATTCTGCCGTATCTCTTCAAGCCCTCTGTATGTCGTGTCTGGGGTGATTAAAATCGATTCTTCCGTGTAATCTTCCATCACACCTTCAAGGTCATTATCTCTGAACGTTTGCCAGTGGTGATCGAGGACTTGTTTCGTTACTTCGGGATTGATCGATTCATTTTCCGAAGATTGTTCATGCATACAGCCTTGAAAGAAAATGGCCGCTATGATTATGTACATAAATATTATCACTAATTTTTTCATTGTAACATCCTGTTTGTGATTATAGAGAGATCAATAAATGAACTTAAATGTCAACATTCTCAAATGATGTTCCAAATAAAGACAAATTGGCCAATATTATGGCCCTTCGG is a genomic window containing:
- a CDS encoding nuclear transport factor 2 family protein; protein product: MYIIIAAIFFQGCMHEQSSENESINPEVTKQVLDHHWQTFRDNDLEGVMEDYTEESILITPDTTYRGLEEIRQNFVNAFEAFPSEENPLTLNKSVVEKDVGYILWEASTPEFELVFATDTFIIRDGKIIRQTYGGVTQQNLE